In a genomic window of Deltaproteobacteria bacterium:
- a CDS encoding tyrosine-type recombinase/integrase yields the protein MKRNLYQVTQSYKRGVFGKPKNGKFRFVDVPEFLMGELKEYILHIRKEGLKSGHGGDVDLLFFEGQQSMQVPFTQRRIQGLMKKVCKSGGLRERSPHQLRHSYATTLLMAHQSVAYVSKLLGHSSIDTTIRYYCHWIPGEGRGGLDDALCPKPKTEGRLVEGL from the coding sequence ATGAAGCGAAACCTGTACCAAGTGACCCAAAGCTACAAGCGTGGCGTATTCGGAAAACCGAAGAACGGAAAGTTTCGTTTCGTGGATGTCCCCGAATTCCTTATGGGCGAACTGAAAGAATACATCCTTCACATCCGTAAGGAAGGTTTGAAAAGTGGTCACGGAGGGGATGTGGACCTTTTGTTTTTTGAAGGTCAGCAAAGTATGCAGGTGCCTTTCACCCAACGAAGGATTCAGGGTCTGATGAAAAAGGTGTGTAAGAGTGGGGGGCTTCGGGAGCGGTCACCGCACCAGCTTCGGCATTCATACGCAACGACTCTGTTAATGGCGCATCAAAGTGTTGCCTACGTTTCCAAGTTGCTTGGACACAGTTCCATAGACACAACGATCCGTTATTACTGTCATTGGATTCCTGGAGAGGGTAGGGGAGGGTTGGATGATGCGCTTTGCCCGAAGCCCAAAACCGAGGGAAGGTTGGTCGAAGGGCTTTGA